The DNA region AACAGAGGAGTGATGCTGTGTATTGTTGGACTACTCTTAAGAAAGGACTTGCTAATTTTGTGTAGGAAAAGGAGCATAGTGAGGAGATTATatcctttctctgcctctttgctgTTGATGAAATGGAAGGGTGATGGTCTAGCAACAGATGAAGTGAATCGGAGAGTTCAGACATCCACACCAGActgcatgtgtttaaaaaagtATGGCTTACCTTGTACTCAGCTAGCCCAGTTTCTTGGTATTTTAGctaagattttaatctttttaaagcTATATTCCTGATGTTTGTCTTGTTGTGGAACTGGGGCAAACGaaatttttgttattctttttcttcttcacaactCAAGAAATGAGAGTAATGTTTCTATTACACTAGAGAACAATAGTCCCATAATAAATCTATATACCTGTCTATAAAACCCAACCAAgccaaaaaccccaaataattttgtattttctttcctgagatTTCGCTCATTTTAATGTTACCTATAATTGAATGGCAAGTTTCCGCAAAACATTTGAGATTAAACTTGTGATACTTTtgtagccaaaagaaaaaaatacaaagtatttgtCAAATTACTAAAGCAGTTAATTTTTGTAGCCTCTTAAAAAGGAACATAACTTTGTAATGTGATTGTAGAATGTATCTTATACAAGTCTCTTTCAGGTATCTAATCTTCCTGCAGTAGAGtctcttcttaaaaacaaaagcatacatGTTTGCTTGAGTCCTGAAATGAGGCATCTAGGGAAACTGATCTGGAAGTATTACTACTACTGTAATTTCACACCTGCTGTTGCAAAAATAACTATGTTTACAAAAACAGCTCAAGTTATTTATGGATCAGAGTGACTTAGTATTTTTCAGTTATGTTTTGCATGTTTATAGTTTTCTGATAACCTTACTTGTGTTCCATCagctcttttaaacaaaaattacaatataaagattaaatatttaGAGTTGTTAACCATATTGCTTGCCTTTAGTGCCCTGCAGTCTCTGTGCATTGTTTATCTTCAGTTCCTGTTTTGCTCTGAGGTTGTTGCTGACTGGCAGCTGACTAATAACTAAGGCTTCTTTCTGGATTAAAGACAGAAATCCAATTTAGGgattgtataaatatttgttttcctggTGTCAGAGATGTACTATTAAAACAGCCATTCAAATTTGCTGACAGGAATTGAGATGGAGTAGAGTTAGACATGTTTTTTCCTGGTACTAGTACTTATTAGAATTCATGGTGGTACTCTTGAAGTTCCATTTTGGGGAGGGTGTGTGTATTTACATACAATACATGGACATGTGTGCAAGTGTTAGATCCCATATTCAAAACTCATTTGACAATCTCCTCTGTTTCTCTAAATTCTATTTAATAAATAGGTCTAATAAAGCTAAtagaaaatagttatttaaaatacttagcaTAGTTGTTAATTGATGcctaaattgccttttttttttttttccccctagaattgtcctcctctgccttttttcaACCATGGTCATAAGTATTACACACTAACAGTTGTTTCCCTCTAGTTAATTACTTggtatttctcttgcttttctttgcttaaagtcttcttcagttttaaaggttattattctcttctgtttttattattaatgttctgttttatttgtaacactttccttctgctttacTAGTGGAAACCTCAATAACTGTAATGTTCATTTAAAACTCTTCATCTCCAGGGTTCTGACATAGAGACAGTGACTTCAGAAAATGGAAGCACAAATGATACCCATGAGTTTGTTTCAGAAGAATATGTTTCTTTGCAAGAAGAGGAGCAACCAATTGATTTGCAAGGTAATATATTAAAAGAGGAGCAGTTCCATAAAATAGGTAAATGTCTGTTGTAGCATTGGcacaaaattagtatttttaatagaGTTTGTATACTTTGTAGGCCTCTGTCAAAGTACTTGCTTCATCAGAGTTGTGGAAAATATTCAGTCATCAactttataaaagtattttttccaaaaataggTGAAATGAGTAGAATGTCTTTCATTTTGTCAATACGTTAGATGTGTTATAGAATAGTATGTGCTGGTGTTGCTGGAAAATAGTTTATAGAAGTGCTAttgataaaataaatttactaTATTAAACATTCCTTAATAAAGTCATAGATCAAATAAAGAGTAATTTGGAAGGAACCATCAATGCTTTTacacctaaaaaataaaattgtggcaCTGTTAGCATTTCTTGAGTTGGAAGTGTAAGTCTGGTGCATATTAATATAATGAAAATCCTTTCACTTAATTACTAAATTTAATACTTAACTTGTTAATATTGGTATGAGAACACGTTTGTGACAGGTTCAGTGTGCAGTTGAGTAAATTTGAGCTTGGCCATGTTTCCAAATTCATAACCTCTCCTTGTAGAAGCAGGACTAGACACTCAAACTCTAATGACtacctggaaaatattttagttatcCTAGCCTACAAATGTACTGTGGCATCAACTTACAGTATAGTGTTGTTTTTTATCTAACTGTGCTTTTCATTTATAGGTTACTTGCATTATGATCAGTATGACCATTTGAATTTAAGTATCCTCCAAAACATTGTATTACATAATGACAAATTGGATTCTCATGTTTGTTAGAGGGATATTAAAAATGAGATATAGTGTATTTTTAGGAAACCTTCCCTGTTATGCGTAGATAATAGAAATCTGTCACtattatacatattttaatattatatggGAGTGGGCATCATTTGTGGAGTTACTGGTTTTAATcccatgtttgtttgtttttttcctctctttatttatATAGCTCAAGACACCAATGATGGAGAGATACCAGTGGTAGATAATACTCTCTCTGCTTTTGAGGAAACTCAAACAATTCCAGAGGTAAATTACGTTATGTTATTCAGAAGCTTCTGTAAGCCCCATCTGACAATGCCAAGGAATGTTTTGAAGGCATTAAAATAAAGatactgatttttcctttctttagagCATTAAGAAgtcttgctgtttttttaaattactttatattGTATGTATCTGAATAACTTTTACATTGTCCATTTCCctagggaaagaaggaaaaaatccctgATGATGGGTCCTGCATTGGAACTATTAGCGATGATTCTGACATTGTTACACTTGAAgctccaaaaccagaagaaactcAAAGTCAGGAGGAAGCTCCAGCTGATGGTGAAGAAGTTCAAAGTTCAGAGGATTTTAACATGGGTTCCTCCTCTAGCAGTCAATATGCGTTTTCCCATCTAGAAACTGGTAAGAGCAACAAATTGCTAAGCAACTGTGTGCAAAAATGTCACGGGGGTGGACACGACTCTTTGCTTAGGGAACCTTCTTTGcgtggagagggaaaaaaaaattggtcttgTTGAGTGCATGTCCAAGTATTTGTAGTCTCTAGGGCAACTCTAGTTGCCCTAACTCTAAAACTTTGTCCAAATGTATGCCTGCaatctttttatttgaaagtgtTCTCTCCCATTAGGTGTTCACTATTTTATGCTAGAAATttactttctatttatttttgagaattaaAATGACTTTTAGTTCACAGAATAATTGTAGGTTTTCTCTTGGCAATTTTTTTGGCTCTTATAGAGTTGGCATAAATAACTAGCAACTGGGAGAGAATTGATTTTTGGGGCCATGAGGATTAATAGCAGCATGACTACAAAAACTTTTTGCTTACCTTCATAGCTacatagaatatatatattttttaaaatactcccaGTACTTGGCAGAAATGCAACACATGATATTCAGGAGGAAGGATATGAATATTTGgccaattaaaaacaaacaaacagaaccaacaaacccaaacttaCTGTTGTGTTAATCTTCTCTAGttctctagtcttcctttttaattctgtttggcTGCTTATTTGtaatcttttctgttctctttattCTCTATAACACTTTTGTGTTACTGGCTTTTACCTTTCAAAGTAAGTTTATTACAAGAGCaggatttttcttaaaatactgttttatcttAGGAGTAGAATAAAGCATTGTTAAAGGTTCATGTATCTGTATAGTATCCATTGGAATCAGAAAATGACAGCTTAGTATCTAATTATGACCAGTGATGATTCGTAACAAAGCTGTCACCTTCTTTAAGTCTTCTGGATGACttgacttaatttttaatttaaaatctagttgactttcttttttcttttagggctgagttctaaaaatgtttttttttttttttccccatgtttttgTACACAAAAGTCAGTTGGCTGGAGAAGCTGAGGAAGATTCCTGATTGTGTAAGGGGATGGGGAAATGAGGTGAAAGAGCATGTGTCTCGCAGTCTTCCTTTCCAAGGTGGTGTGATTAAATTTGATCAGCTTGTGTAAAGCTGATTGCTTATGGCTTGCATGGAATGTTCTTAAAATTATCGGTAGCAATCTGACTTGATCTTACAGTAGTGATATTCCAAACAGATGCTGAAAGCCAGTCCTCACTGAAGAATTTGGCTAAGCTGTcagtgttttatttgcttttttgaaagATGTTAAAACTTACATGTAAATTTGGAATGGGCATCAGTAAGCTTtgtaatacattttaatacatatgCTTGACCGTTTAAATGAATGGTTCTTGTTGGATTCCAAATCTATGTGTGACTGGCaaaaagaatttcttccttctaactTAAGCTGATTTCAGCATGGTCTTTAGTGCTGTGCATTTGATTGACTTAAGTATTATAGAAAATGCCTGGACtacttttgcatttattttaaatgccaaaGTTTTAGCAGTCAAAATTTTCATGCCACTTTTTGGCAATGGAAATCTTTGCCATCCACTTCTTGTTGAGTTTTCTATTATGTTGGAAAAAGGATGAGCTTCAGATTTTCCTAATGTAGATACTAAAATGTTCTACAAGGATTTTCTGCCACTTTTACTTGCAAACCAATTCCTGTTTTAGGCTGTCTTCACcatgcaaacagaaatgttttaatacTGCTTCATGAATGAAGTTAACTAGCAGAAGCGCTCATATACTGAAATAAACTGCATCTAGGCTTGAGATGTGTCTGCAGAAACGTCAAAGAAAATCACATTGTTAACTGGCATTGTTACCTCATCTGGTTTCTAGTGTAGGTCTGACACTTCAAAATCATAGCAGAAGCTAGAATTTTGGACTGCTACTGTGGTCACACTTTGTTTCATTTATACTCCTTTTCATCCTGTGAATGTTAGAGTACAGCTTTGTACTGAATTCTTATAGCAGTTGTAAGCCAATGTCATTCTTGTCTGAAAGTGTAATGCTGTTGACAACTTGCCAATAAGTGCTTATGAATGGCTCTGAGTGTCTTacagctttttctctttgctttctgattgtctgttttttttttttttttttctttcctatactTTGCTGTCCAGTGTATATCAAAGAATTTCCCATTTGGCTAGAAGCAGCTTGTTCCTTAACCACTTTTGTATTCCATACATCTAAGCTTGCTGGTTGTTGAAAAAActctaaaaaaccaaacaagcagcAGTAACACCTGTCTTAATAAGTAGGTCCTGTATAATCCTTTATAATGTCTGACCTCTGTGTTCTAGTAAAAATACCTCTCTCCTGACTAATTTCTGAATGCTTGTCTTTATTGTCCAGGATTGAGGAATTATGCATCTGCTTAAATGACTGATTCTAAAATAgtgtccttttctgccaagctatATAAATTCATTTAAGAATCTGCATGTCAAGTAGCTGTTTAAGTGATTTGTCTTTATTACAATGCCTGCTTGGTCAGTCTGGTTTGACCAATTGactaaaatggatttttttttttttttagtaagaggGGAAGTTATCTTTTGTTATCTGACCTGTTGCTTGTCCATGGCATCAGAAATTAAACATGTATTCCAGATACTAACTGGTAATCTTTTCTGGGGTTGATGCAATCACTTCTATGAAGttggaatttattttcagtgaggAATCTTAACTGGTAATGCTTTTTATAGATAATGGCTTGGCATTCTTGTCTATTCAGTGATGTGTGCATGGCTTTGCTCAAACAAATGATTTTCAGTTGTGAAATGTTCAAGGACAGTaactctgtatttatatttttacatttgagTGATGATCTCTGATATGAGAATGAACAGCCGTATTTCTAGAAGGGGCATAAGCATTGTGTAATTGCGGGCATCAAATTTAGGACTATCTGAGCAGGAGCACTTTGTTATGTGCTGGAGGCTTCGTAGATCACATTGAATCTATTTCAGGCATATGAATTAGCTACATGAACATAGATATTTGAAAGCTTCTTTTTCACCCTGCTACtgcttccccttgatatttgccTTACGCTCGAAAATGATGCTTTCAAAGGAGGGAGATTAAATAATCATTACTTATATACTGgattatataaatttatttacAGTACATGCAGCAAGCATTTGTACTACTAATAGGAACAAACAATTACAGCTCTGTTGTTATTTCCCAGTTACAGTATGTGGCTTTTGGGCCATAGGAACGTGAACGTACAAATGGTATGACAAATACCATTTTACAGAAATGctataaaagatttctttttttatggttaGAATTTGTTCTTATCTCAAATCTTAGCCAATTCAATCTTCCAAAACATCAGTCAGGTAATAGAAGCGTTTTGGATTCAGAGTGTTAGGGAGGGACAAACACAGAAGCACCTGAGTGGTTCTTTTCCTGTGCAGTAGTGGTTGAAAATGACTTTTGGCTTTTTTGCAAGGTGGGTAAAGATGTTAATAGGTAGTATATGGTAGATactaaaagtaaacaaaattacatatttaaataaatttgcAATGCAAAGCTTTGGATATTTATAATACCTACATTAATGGAACTTTAATGGAATTTTGAATGCAGCTGCATGTAGATCACAGAATGAAGTTTTTTGAGATAATACAATAAAACCATGTCTGTCTTTTAGGAGGTTTCCTTTTAACAAggctttctgttgctcttttgtTATTAAATAGTTCAGTCTCAGTATCtgtaagagaaggaaaactgaattCTTAACCTTTCTACTTGATTAGAATTTGCAGAGGCAGTACATATAGGTGCTTTAAGAGGCAGGATTGTCTGAAAGAAACACTTTCTAATGAGTGAATGATAAGGTATGGGGAAGTGCCATACAGTTTTTTGCTGATGATTTTTTGATTTtctatcttttcattttaaaaaatgaattcttaaCCTTGGAGATCAAGTGTTAACTGTCACattgagaatttttattttgttttatcaaTGTTCTCTCAGATAAATGCCAAACACATTTTGCATAAATATGATGGATTTTGGTACTcaaattgatttttaaagcaacaatTAGTGCATTTTAAAGACTGTTCTATGTTGGTTTTCAGTTTTTTCATCTCAGGCTAGCAATGATGAATCAAGTAGTGATGAAACTAGCAATCAGTCCAGTCCCACAGTGCGAAAACGTCGGGCTAAGAAGAGGCTGATCTCCAGCTCTGAGGCTGAGGGTGGGTCACCTGCTGAAATGGAGTCTGAACCTCccagagaagagcagcacaaacGCCAGTTCAGTAGTGGCCTTAACAGATGCATCATACTAGCTTTGGTGATTGCAATCAGCATGGGCTTTGGACACTTCTATGGTGAgtttatagaaaacaaaatacatagAATCAACACCTTACGTAACAAATATCATTTTTGggtgactgatttttttcttgttctctgctTACAATCTAAacctaaaaatgagaaaaagcaactGCTAATGTATGGATAATGTAGGGAGGCCCTTCAGCAGTGCAATTGTATTCAATATACACTACTTTAAAattgaagtaaataaaaagaaattaatttttgattGCCCTTCCAGATAGAAATTTCTTGTTGTTCTCATAATGCAGTGTGTACCCttcatttttcacatcttttcttttgaaataaatttgtgGTAGTGCTTATCATTCCTACAGCTTTCACAGAATTATTTCAGGCTTTTGTCCCATATGTACTCATCTGGTAAATGTAAGAGCAAGGCATGTTTTTTACAGGAGTTCATAGtatcaatatttttctctctccagtggAGAAAAATACACTGTAGTTGTCCTTGCAATTCCCAAGTGGTTTACGGAATCCAGGATAGCAGCaatttttctgtgttcagtgCATTGCCTAAAGTTAAGCATTACGCAGATTATTACTACGTTTAACAAAATAGAAGAACTCATTACAGATCTAAATCTACGTAGTGCAATCCTGATTTTCTAAGATACGTGTGTTATGATAAAAATGATagagtgcatttatttttaatagtaatttttccTGAGTAGTTTTAGTTTTATATGAAAATGTGTCTTTATAAGAAGAATTGTGATTCAATTTGAGACTGGGATTATGATTCTAATTGGATTTGATTTTGACTAATTGTTAGGGGTCTAAATTTTGACATTTGAGATTTATACTAGTTTTCACTcgaccctgatttttttttttgttcttaggTAAACCTGAAGGTAAGAGTCATGAGTGATGTATTGTGGATGTTGTGCTTgcattcagatttcctttttcagttgtgcgtatgtgtacacacacatccatgtatgtatgtatgcatacttaaatgtaaaaaaaaaaaaaaaaatcaagtcttaaGAATTACTAGTGTATGTGGGATTATAGGAATGACTAATCCAGtcatgtaaaatactttttatttagcAGCTGCAGCTAGTAGTAGCTGGTGTAAAAACTGATTGATGTATTGTTGGTGTGCTAGAAGCAGAGAGGAGCACAATGGCTAGACCATTCTTTGATAGTGCTTTGTGGTGGTAACTTGAGGTTTCAATTCTGTTAATCATTTTACTGTGTTTAAATTGGGGTTAATGATAAATACTGTCCTTTTAAAGAACTTTGAGATCTATGGATGAGAAATAGATCTTGGAAATGTACTCAGGGTAGTATCTTTATTAAGGGATTCACTTTGACTTGTTCATTCATTGAATCTCTACTTCTAAATAAAAATTGTCATTGCTGATGACAGTGCTGACAGCATTCTCAGCAGAAAGAAGGCAACTCCATGTGGCTTTAGTTTTTGCTTCTTCAAATAGAAGTTCTTCATGGTTATGTGCTAACTAATCTTTCTACCactagaaaggaaataaaaccccGCTTTCCATCttcctggtttttgtttggtggttttggttttttttttaaacacaaacttgCAAAGAGAAATCCATCTCCCTAGAGGACTACGTTGCATTTCCATGATTCAACTTGGAATGAATGTTTTCCACAGCAGTCTTTTAATGCTAGGTTAATTGTCATGTAAGAGGATTGGAAAGGGTTACTttttatgaaattactttttttcattttgggtCAGTATCAGGATAGTGTTTTCCCTTTAGCTGGAGCTCCAGGACACCTTTAAGACTTCCAAAGATGTGGAAAGCAACTAGGATTAGGTTTTAATCAATAACTGTATCCTAAATGGTATTAAACTGAGTTAGCTGGCTTTATGATGCTCTAGGAAGGAGATCTGAAAGAGGGCAAGCTTTCCAGGAAAATAGGTAACTGGAAAAGCTGAAGCTAGGAGGCCCTTGCCAGAAGAGTGTCTCCTTACGGACattcagttatttaatttttttctttaaccagaaTCTGAAAAAGGGAATATTGCTGTAATGCTAGGGATTTGGGTAGATTACTTAAAGAATCTGAAGGATACTGTGACTTAGAGTACCAGCTGGAAACACAAACCAATTAGTGAGGAATGGTGCCTCATTATGTGCATTTTTAGTGTCTTTGCTACCCTTTCTGTGTTGttaaatgtcatttttgcttACTGTATCTAGATTATGATTCTTGATAAGGAGAGAAAACAGTTTAAGTGTTTTTCTGTAATTCAGGTTCCTCTTAACATGAACCCTTTACACTAACTGGTGATTTTTCTGAGGCAGTCTTCAGATTCTTAGGATCAGTGGACTTCTTCAAAAGTATCTATAAAacataaatatgaaaaacaaatttacTGTCAGTATACTTAAATTCACTTATACAAGGATCTATGCTTCCAAAAGTGTTTATTAGGACTCTGCAAACTTAAAATCATTGCTGTAAAACCGTTGCTTTCCCTTAGCTGAATTGAACTGTTGAAGTTCAACTTGGTTTAATACAGCATTGTCTGTTGTTAAGTTCATACTTGACAATATGTTAAATAGAAATTAAGAGAGCACAAAAAAATCCTCAGTATAATGGTATTTAtagaatttcttctctttttactaatacacccccccccctttaaatacagaaatagaacTCTGCATATGCTGCAttggttttgaaagaaataccCAAAACTTGCTGTTGCCATCTGCTTTAGACTCAATTCAAGAGAATCTTCAAAGCAAAGAAATAGAAACTACATCAGTGTTAGGATTTACAGAACGTGTATAGGTAGGGAAGTACCAGTAAAGAAGTTTTACTTGATGGAAAAAATTGGTGGCTAGTACAAtgaagacttccccccccccccccccccccccccccccgaaaaataGTGTGTGTCAGCCTTTGTCTGACAATTGAAAGATAGGGTATTTGCTTACTATTCAGCCTTCACTCATGGATAAGAATGACAAGATAGGGCCTGCAAATGCTTGCTGCTTTGTGAGCAGTGTGTGATAATTGTGTTTCTGCATGAAAGTTTAAATATTGTGTTAAGATCCTCTTATTCTTGTAACTTTACTTAACGGTAAAAGTTGTAGTTCTGAAATAGAAAATGCATGGACTAATGGTCTCCCTTTTATCCTGATTGGCTTGCATGTTactaaaaaaatgacaaaaaaaatcacatatccTTTGCTGCATAACTTTTGTTGTTTCGTATCTAACTTACTTCTATGTAGTGTTCTGAAATTCCTTCATTTGTTATCATCAAATAAAAGCGAATTTTTGGGTCTGTTTGAGAAGTTGTTTAtcattggaagaaacagaatcAGTATGCAACGATCTGGTTTTATAATCTTTATTTTGTTACAGCTAAACAGTAAGCCCTAGGCAGAAATTGCAAGGTAAGAATGCTTTTgaatttgcagagaaaatgaagatgatgtTTAGGTTCGTCTGTTCCTCTAACTACTTAATGTAAGTCAGACTATCAAAAGAAAGTTGTTCTCTTTGTAGGTACAATACAGATCCAGAAACGTCAGCAGCTTGTGACAAAGACACGTGAATTAAAGGATACGAAAGATGACCTTTACCAGTGCCAGCAAGAGCAAGGAGATAAAGTGCCTTATAAAGTGGGGGTAGGTATGAGTTTAGCTGGAAGTCATTGGGTTATTCTGTCATTACATGTGTAACTTAcacaaagtgaaattaatttatcACACAAatccattacatttttttctttagtaagttCTTTCTGAGAgtgccatttttctttcccctgaattCTTGACaaagattttgtattttgatCAGATTTGTTATTGGAATGTGTTTAAAGATACTGGTTTTTAATGTATGTAGCATAGGAGTTATCTGGACACAGAGACTGTCTCTTTCCCTATGACAGTGCCAGGTTGTTGTTAATGAAGACAGCTGAAGTAGAACATGCTGGTAAAAACCTATTACTGGTTGAACCTACAGGTTTTGTGAATTTGCTTTCTAAATTGTCAAtggttattaattttttaaatacttaaccTGTATGTTTAGTTTGTTGCTGTTAGATCATTCAGAGAGGTGATTAGGGAGTgctttgtgtgtgcatgtcttttttttttttttttttaagttttctttcatGTTGCTGATAGCAGCATTTATACATAATTCAATAGGTTTAGTTCTAGAGTTTGTCAAGGATGCTAAGAGACTGGGGAGATCCTTTTGTGTTACGATATGGTTACATGAACACAtattttcagcagcaaatttGGTTCAAAATCAGTTCCTGATTTTCTGCCCCAACTGTTGAATGCCCTTGCTTCTGCtaatgtatttggttttgtaATCTGTAAACCCAGTTTGCTGAACATAAATCAACGGCAAACAtgcacattttcatttccttttaagaTGGATCAATTCATGTACCCAGTTTGCTATCCTTCAGCTAGTTAAAGCAATACAAGCAAGGGGTGATGACCTCTGGTTGGAAGGGGGAGCCTCTCACATGGTCTTTGTTGCCAAGaaagtgtctgtgtgtgtatctgAGATAAACAAACTAGCTCTATTTTTGCATCTTGCTGCAACATGTGTCACTGTATCCAAAATGGTAAGTAAACTCTGGGCTTCCTTGGTCTTTCTAGCTGAAATTGTAACAATTCTAACTGTagtatttttgcttgttttctttttgttttagtcACTCAAGGGAGATCTTGCCACGTGTTTGACCTCTACTGAGGTGGAGAAGAAATCCTTTGAAtctcaaaaaaaaagtcttgctgcAGAAAATCAACACTTAAGAGAATCtctagagaaggaagaaaaagctttggcCTCACTTCAGGAAGAATTAAGGAAGCTAAGACAACAAATTAGAAACTTGGAAGATAAAGGTACTAGCACTGAGTCTATTGTAATGGAAAATCAGAAACTAAGGGAACatttggaagaggaaaagcaaagaaaccacaACTTTCTTAGGCAAAAGGAAACACTCTTTGCAGAGGCACAGATGCTAAGGAGAGAACTGGACAAAGAACGTCATGTTACAGAAGCTCTAAAAAAAGAACTGGAACAGTTAAGTTCTCGTCAAACACCTGACAATACTGATGATGATACATTAAGAGAAAATCAAGAAATAGAAACTCTGCGAGGAAGACTAGTAGAACTAGAAAAAAAGCTAAACTTTGAGCAACAGCGCTCTGACTTATGGGAGAAGCTGTATGTTGAAGCGAAAGaccaaactgaaaaacaagaaacgAGTAAGAAGGGACAAAAGAAAGGTGCTAAAGGGCAAAGTaagactaaaaagaaatcaaaggaaTCATTTTTTGGTTCAGTTAAAGAAACTTTTGATGCTATGAAAAATTCCACGAAAGAGTTTGTAAGACACCATAAGGAAAAGATTAAGCAGGCTaaagaagcagtgaaagaaaacctgaaaaaattcTCTGATTCTGTAAAGTCTACATTCAGACACTTCAAAGATACCACAAAAAACATCTTTGATGAAAAGAAGAAGTCAAATGATAAAAGAcaggaggcaaacaagaaagctCGAACTTTTTACCGAGAACATAACTCTTACGAGAATCTGAAGCACATGCATTACAGGGGACCCAACATGCCAAAAGAGTtcaaagatggaagaaaacatcAGTTTACAACATTTGAAAAAGATGCGGATTCACAGAAATGTCTCAATGATCCTTTGTGTAATAGAAAACATCCGTTTGTCCTAAAGGGCTGCTCTGGTATTTTTGAATGTGCTCATCAAGAATTCATTAGTCTCTTTAACAGAGTATCAGATCCTATCAGGGTGGATGAATTTAATCGGCTaatgaaaaagtatttgcaaCAAGTTGTACATAACTTTCATCACTGGAGAGAACTAGAAAATTTCATCAATAAGTTTTTTCATAATGGATTATTTATACATGACCAGATGCTGTTCACTGATTTTGTTAATG from Mycteria americana isolate JAX WOST 10 ecotype Jacksonville Zoo and Gardens chromosome 6, USCA_MyAme_1.0, whole genome shotgun sequence includes:
- the CCPG1 gene encoding cell cycle progression protein 1 isoform X5, producing the protein MSENSSDSDSSCGWTVINHEGSDIETVTSENGSTNDTHEFVSEEYVSLQEEEQPIDLQAQDTNDGEIPVVDNTLSAFEETQTIPEGKKEKIPDDGSCIGTISDDSDIVTLEAPKPEETQSQEEAPADGEEVQSSEDFNMGSSSSSQYAFSHLETVSWLEKLRKIPDCVRGWGNEVKEHVSRSLPFQVFSSQASNDESSSDETSNQSSPTVRKRRAKKRLISSSEAEGGSPAEMESEPPREEQHKRQFSSGLNRCIILALVIAISMGFGHFYGKPEGTIQIQKRQQLVTKTRELKDTKDDLYQCQQEQGDKVPYKVGSLKGDLATCLTSTEVEKKSFESQKKSLAAENQHLRESLEKEEKALASLQEELRKLRQQIRNLEDKGTSTESIVMENQKLREHLEEEKQRNHNFLRQKETLFAEAQMLRRELDKERHVTEALKKELEQLSSRQTPDNTDDDTLRENQEIETLRGRLVELEKKLNFEQQRSDLWEKLYVEAKDQTEKQETSKKGQKKGAKGQSKTKKKSKESFFGSVKETFDAMKNSTKEFVRHHKEKIKQAKEAVKENLKKFSDSVKSTFRHFKDTTKNIFDEKKKSNDKRQEANKKARTFYREHNSYENLKHMHYRGPNMPKEFKDGRKHQFTTFEKDADSQKCLNDPLCNRKHPFVLKGCSGIFECAHQEFISLFNRVSDPIRVDEFNRLMKKYLQQVVHNFHHWRELENFINKFFHNGLFIHDQMLFTDFVNDVKDYLEDMKEYQNNNEKVFEDLDKYIYRYYFHYDNLPQYGPSRPKRPSFTQTENARHEKQAQKYHHRNKREGKTARKRGTYPV
- the CCPG1 gene encoding cell cycle progression protein 1 isoform X1, with protein sequence MSENSSDSDSSCGWTVINHEGSDIETVTSENGSTNDTHEFVSEEYVSLQEEEQPIDLQAQDTNDGEIPVVDNTLSAFEETQTIPEGKKEKIPDDGSCIGTISDDSDIVTLEAPKPEETQSQEEAPADGEEVQSSEDFNMGSSSSSQYAFSHLETVSWLEKLRKIPDCVRGWGNEVKEHVSRSLPFQVFSSQASNDESSSDETSNQSSPTVRKRRAKKRLISSSEAEGGSPAEMESEPPREEQHKRQFSSGLNRCIILALVIAISMGFGHFYGKPEGTIQIQKRQQLVTKTRELKDTKDDLYQCQQEQGDKVPYKVGSLKGDLATCLTSTEVEKKSFESQKKSLAAENQHLRESLEKEEKALASLQEELRKLRQQIRNLEDKGTSTESIVMENQKLREHLEEEKQRNHNFLRQKETLFAEAQMLRRELDKERHVTEALKKELEQLSSRQTPDNTDDDTLRENQEIETLRGRLVELEKKLNFEQQRSDLWEKLYVEAKDQTEKQETSKKGQKKGAKGQSKTKKKSKESFFGSVKETFDAMKNSTKEFVRHHKEKIKQAKEAVKENLKKFSDSVKSTFRHFKDTTKNIFDEKKKSNDKRQEANKKARTFYREHNSYENLKHMHYRGPNMPKEFKDGRKHQFTTFEKDADSQKCLNDPLCNRKHPFVLKGCSGIFECAHQEFISLFNRVSDPIRVDEFNRLMKKYLQQVVHNFHHWRELENFINKFFHNGLFIHDQMLFTDFVNDVKDYLEDMKEYQNNNEKVFEDLDKYIYRYYFHYDNLPQYGPSRPKRPSFTQTENARHEKQAQKYHHRNKREGKWHKHGRTNGRHMANLEIELGQLPFDPKY